A window of the Citrus sinensis cultivar Valencia sweet orange chromosome 9, DVS_A1.0, whole genome shotgun sequence genome harbors these coding sequences:
- the LOC102610681 gene encoding protein STRICTOSIDINE SYNTHASE-LIKE 4-like produces the protein MAPSSNPPPTTGSSSKRCVPVCAGIVLSCLLAFTLQIFFFSPISPDLLLLPPASSASLIPTTSDIQSVTRLGEGILNGPEDVCVDRNGVLYTATRDGWIKRLHKNGTWENWKLIGGDTLLGITTTQENEIIVCDADKGLLKVTEEGVTVLASHVNGSRINLADDLIAATDGSIYFSVASTKFGLHNWGLDLLEAKPHGKLLKYDPSLNETSILLDSLFFANGVALSKDEDYLVVCETFKFRCLKYWLKGESKEQTEIFVENLPGGPDNIKLAPDGSFWIAILQLSSPGLEFVHTSKATKHLLAAFPKLMKLAAPLHKKAAVVNVAANGIVIRKFEDPNGKVMSFVTSALEFDDHLYLGSLNTNFIGKLPLKAT, from the exons ATGGCTCCAAGCAGTAACCCACCACCGACCACTGGTTCATCATCAAAACGCTGCGTTCCGGTGTGCGCGGGCATCGTGCTCTCATGTTTGCTTGCTTTTACACTtcaaatcttcttcttctcacCAATATCCCCAGACTTGCTTTTACTGCCCCCGGCATCTTCAGCTTCTCTCATTCCCACAACCAGCGATATACAG AGTGTGACTAGACTTGGAGAAGGAATTTTGAACGGCCCAGAAGATGTTTGTGTGGACAGAAACGGTGTCCTTTATACGGCCACAAGAGATGGTTGGATTAAAAGATTGCATAAAAATGGAACCTGGGAGAATTGGAAGCTGATTGGCGGTGATACTTTACTTGGAATCACAACAACACAGGAAAATGAGATAATTGTATGCGACGCAGATAAGGGTTTGCTTAAGGTTACAGAAGAGGGAGTAACAGTTCTTGCATCACATGTCAATGGATCCAGAATAAA TTTGGCAGACGATCTGATCGCGGCAACAGATGGGAGTATTTATTTCAGTGTGGCAAGCACCAAGTTTGGGCTTCATAACTGGGGCCTAGACCTTCTCGAGGCGAAACCACACGGAAAGCTGCTCAAATATGATCCTTCATTGAATGAAACATCGATTCTGCTTGATAGTTTGTTCTTCGCTAATGGCGTTGCACTCTCGAAAGATGAAGACTATTTAGTTGTCTGTGAAACGTTTAA ATTCAGGTGCCTTAAGTATTGGCTGAAGGGCGAGAGTAAAGAACAAACAGAAATTTTTGTCGAAAACCTTCCAGGCGGACCTGATAACATCAAACTCGCCCCAGATGGCTCTTTCTGGATCGCAATACTGCAG TTGAGTTCTCCAGGGCTAGAGTTTGTGCACACTTCCAAGGCAACCAAACATCTGCTAGCAGCATTTCCAAAACTAATGAAGCTGGCTGCCCCCTTGCACAAGAAAGCGGCAGTAGTAAACGTTGCGGCAAATGGCATTGTAATCAGAAAGTTTGAAGATCCTAATGGAAAGGTGATGTCCTTTGTGACTTCTGCTTTGGAGTTTGATGATCATCTCTACTTGGGCAGCCTCAACACCAACTTCATCGGGAAACTGCCTCTGAAAGCTACATAA
- the LOC102610983 gene encoding proteasome subunit alpha type-6 gives MSRGSGAGYDRHITIFSPEGRLFQVEYAFKAVKATAITSIGVRGKDSVCVVTQKKVPDKLLDQTCVTHLFPITKYLGLLATGNTADARSLVHQARNEAAEYRFKFGYEMPVDVLSRWIADKSQVYTQHAYMRPLGVVAMVLGIDEEKGPQLYKCDPAGHFFGHKATSAGLKEQEAINFLEKKMKNDPAFSYEETVQTAVSALQSVLQEDFKATEIEVGVVRSDDRVFRVLSSEEIDEHLTAISERD, from the exons ATGAGTAGAGGAAGCGGAGCCGGCTACGATCGCCACATCACCATCTTCTCTCCCGAGGGTCGTCTCTTCCAAGTTG AGTATGCGTTTAAGGCTGTAAAGGCCACTGCCATCACTTCCATTGGTGTTCGCGGCAAGGACTCTGTCTGTGTTGTCACTCAGAAGAAGGTCCCT GACAAGCTTTTGGATCAGACTTGTGTCACCCATCTTTTCCCTATTACCAAGTACCTTGGATTGTTGGCCACCGGCAACACAG CTGATGCTAGGTCCTTGGTTCACCAAGCAAGGAATGAAGCTGCTGAATATCGGTTCAAATTTGGATATGAAATGCCAGTAGATGTTTTGTCCAGATG GATTGCAGACAAGTCACAGGTTTATACCCAGCATGCTTATATGAGACCTCTTGGAGTTG TTGCTATGGTTTTGGGTATCGATGAAGAGAAAGGGCCTCAACTTTACAAATGTGATCCTGCTGGACATTTTTTTGGTCACAAG GCAACGAGTGCTGGACTGAAAGAGCAAGAGGCAATCAATTtcttggaaaagaaaatgaaaaatgatccTGCCTTTTCTTATGAGGAAACAGTTCAG ACTGCTGTCTCTGCTCTGCAATCTGTTCTCCAAGAAGATTTCAAGGCTACAGAGATTGAG GTTGGAGTTGTGAGATCAGATGATCGAGTTTTCCGAGTGTTATCATCTGAAGAAATTGATGAACATTTAACAGCCATTAGTGAGCGCGACTGA
- the LOC102610382 gene encoding 40S ribosomal protein S29: MGHSNVWNSHPKTYGPGSRACRVCGNPHAIIRKYGLMCCRQCFRSNAKEIGFVKYR, translated from the exons ATGGGTCACTCAAACGTATGGAATTCGCATCCCAAGACCTACGGCCCTGGATCTCGTGCTTG CCGCGTTTGCGGGAACCCTCATGCGATTATCAGAAAGTACGGCCTCATGTGCTGCAGGCAGTGCTTCCGCAGCAACGCCAAGGAGATCGGTTTCGTCAAG TACCGCTGA
- the LOC102610062 gene encoding methylthioribose-1-phosphate isomerase → MALDSVSTDNNSLQSICYRRGSLQLLDQRKLPLETIYLEIRDSADGWSAIREMVVRGAPAIAMAAALSLAVEVFNLNAFSGTAADAASFLGNKLEYLVSSRPTAVNLSDAAAKLKEIISKAAATASEANSVFQAYIEAAEIMLKDDVATNKAIGSYGASFLQNQLKNSKFSVLTHCNTGSLATAGYGTALGVIRALHSEGVLERAYCSETRPFNQGSRLTAFELVHDRIPATLIADSAAAALMKDGRVSAVIVGADRVAANGDTANKIGTYSLALCAKFHNILFYVAAPLTSIDLTLSSGQEIVIEERSAKELLCSRGGLGEQVAASGISVWNPAFDVTPANLITGIITEKGVVTKAGADDAFDIKDFIQKTA, encoded by the exons ATGGCTCTTGATTCCGTTTCGACCGACAACAACTCTCTTCAGTCCATTTGCTACAGGCGTGGCTCCCTTCAGCTTCTCGACCAG AGAAAGCTTCCTCTGGAAACTATTTATTTGGAAATTCGCGATTCTGCCGATGgatg GTCTGCAATACGGGAAATGGTGGTGCGGGGGGCGCCTGCCATTGCTATGGCAGCGGCACTTTCCCTGGCAGTGGAGGTGTTTAATTTGAATGCATTTAGTGGGACTGCTGCCGATGCAGCTTCATTTCTTGGCAATAAGTTGGAATATCTTGTCTCTAG TCGACCGACTGCAGTGAATCTTTCAGATGCTGCCGCAAAACTCAAAGAAATCATATCAAAGGCTGCCGCTACTGCTTCAGAAGCCAATAGTGTATTTCAG GCCTACATAGAAGCTGCTGAAATTATGCTCAAAGATGATGTTGCTACAAACAAAGCTATTGGTTCTTATGGGGCAAGTTTTCTTCAGAACCAGCtcaaaaattctaaattctcTGTTCTTACTCATTGCAACACTGGCAG TCTTGCAACAGCTGGATATGGTACCGCCCTTGGTGTGATCCGTGCACTTCATTCTGAGGGAGTGTTAGAAAGAGCTTATTGCTCTGAAACACGTCCATTCAACCAA GGATCTAGACTCACTGCTTTTGAGTTGGTACATGATCGCATACCAGCTACTCTTATAGCCGACTCTGCTGCGGCTGCATTGATGAAAGATGGTCGTGTGAGTGCTGTCATTGTCGGAGCAGATCGAGTGGCTGCAAATG GTGACACTGCTAACAAGATTGGAACCTACAGCCTTGCATTATGTGCAAAGTTTCATAATATTCTGTTTTATGTGGCTGCTCCACTGACGTCAATTGATTTAACCCTTTCTTCTGGACAAGAGATTGTCATAGAGGAGAGGTCTGCTAAAGAATTGTTGTGCTCTCGAGGAGGACTTGGTGAACAAGTAGCTGCATCTGGAATCTCTGTCTGGAATCCGGCTTTTGATGTTACCCCAGCTAATTTGATCACTGGAATTATAACAGAAAAG GGTGTCGTTACAAAGGCAGGTGCTGATGATGCTTTTGACATAAAGGATTTCATACAAAAGACAGCCTGA
- the LOC102609748 gene encoding protein trichome birefringence-like 16 isoform X1, whose amino-acid sequence MKRTFFRLRGKELSLILIVLVCTTIFVWTWDRTPFLATFLPPKSRFLWLSSDAFTNSVSPESQIHMNKDISTSAENKTVNYQEGQLSNILAPAGPVAETIPAKRKENTESLAEGQAKDKHVVEAEKNSSAENSTILTKTKENGKKNLGEKNSKLEKESVDGRSSADSANLSSSERIKADENSTMLEQNQACNYAKGKWVVDDSRPLYSGAHCKQWLSQMWACQLMQRTDFAYERLRWQPKDCQMEEFEGSQFLTRMQDRTLAFIGDSLGRQQFQSLMCMVTGGKERPDVEDVGKEYGLVKPRGAIRPNGWAYRFPSTNTTILYYWSACLCDLDPLNITNPATEYAMHLDRPPAFLRQYLHKFDVLVLNTGHHWNRGKLKANRWVMHVGGMPNTNRKIADIAGAKNFTIHSIVSWVNSQLPEHPRLKAFYRSISPRHFVNGDWNTGGSCDNTTPMSIGKEVLQDESGDYSAGSAVKGTGVKLLDITALSQVRDEGHISQYSITASRGVQDCLHWCLPGVPDTWNEILFAQL is encoded by the exons ATGAAAAGAACTTTTTTCAGATTGAGGGGTAAAGAGCTGTCTCTCATTCTCATTGTTCTAGTGTGCACAACTATATTTGTGTGGACATGGGATAGAACTCCATTTCTTGCTACTTTCCTTCCGCCTAAAAGTCGGTTTTTGTGGCTTTCTTCAG ATGCTTTTACAAATTCAGTATCTCCAGAGTCACAAATACACATGAACAAAGATATATCAACATCTGCAGAGAATAAAACTGTAAACTATCAAGAGGGACAACTTTCTAATATACTGGCTCCTGCGGGTCCTGTGGCAGAAACAATTCCTGCTAAAAGAAAAG AAAATACCGAAAGTTTGGCAGAAGGTCAAGCAAAAGACAAGCACGTTGTGGAAGCAGAAAAAAACAGCAGTGCTGAGAATTCCACTATTTTGAccaaaaccaaagaaaatgggaagaaaaatttaggagaaaaaaattcaaagctagaaaaagaaagtgtAGATGGAAGATCATCTGCAGATTCTGCAAACTTAAGCTCCTCAGAGAGGATAAAAGCTGATGAGAATTCGACAATGCTTGAACAAAATCAAG CCTGTAATTATGCAAAAGGAAAATGGGTTGTAGATGATAGCCGACCACTCTATTCTGGGGCCCATTGTAAGCAATGGCTGTCGCAAATGTGGGCTTGCCAGTTGATGCAGCGAACAGATTTTGCCTATGAGAGATTACGGTGGCAGCCGAAGGATTGTCAAATGGAAGAATTTGAAGGGTCCCAGTTCTTAACGAG GATGCAAGACAGAACTCTAGCTTTTATTGGAGATTCACTAGGTCGACAGCAGTTTCAATCTCTGATGTGCATGGTCACAGGTGGCAAGGAGAGGCCTGATGTCGAAGATGTGGGAAAGGAATATGGGCTTGTCAAACCTCGCGGGGCTATTCGCCCAAATGGGTGGGCTTATCGGTTTCCTAGCACTAACACTACAATCCTCTATTACTGGTCAGCATGCCTCTGTGACCTTGATCCTCTTAATATCACAAACCCAGCCACGGAGTATGCCATGCATCTTGATCGGCCGCCAGCCTTCTTGCGTCAGTATCTTCACAAATTTGATGTTCTAGTGCTCAACACCGGACACCACTGGAATCGTGGGAAGCTTAAGGCTAATCGGTGGGTCATGCATGTGGGTGGTATGCCCAACACAAACAGGAAGATAGCAGATATTGCTGGAGCCAAGAACTTCACAATCCACAGTATTGTTAGTTGGGTGAACTCACAGCTCCCGGAACATCCACGTTTAAAAGCCTTCTACCGAAGCATCTCCCCTAGGCATTTTGTAAATGGAGACTGGAATACAGGAGGAAGCTGTGACAACACAACCCCTATGTCCATAGGGAAGGAAGTTTTACAAGATGAGTCCGGTGATTATAGTGCTGGCAGTGCAGTGAAAGGAACTGGAGTTAAGCTGTTGGACATAACAGCGTTATCCCAAGTGAGAGATGAGGGTCACATATCCCAGTACAGTATTACAGCTTCGCGTGGAGTTCAAGATTGCTTGCATTGGTGTCTGCCTGGTGTTCCTGATACATGGAATGAAATCCTTTTTGCCCAACTATAG
- the LOC102609748 gene encoding protein trichome birefringence-like 16 isoform X2, translating to MNKDISTSAENKTVNYQEGQLSNILAPAGPVAETIPAKRKENTESLAEGQAKDKHVVEAEKNSSAENSTILTKTKENGKKNLGEKNSKLEKESVDGRSSADSANLSSSERIKADENSTMLEQNQACNYAKGKWVVDDSRPLYSGAHCKQWLSQMWACQLMQRTDFAYERLRWQPKDCQMEEFEGSQFLTRMQDRTLAFIGDSLGRQQFQSLMCMVTGGKERPDVEDVGKEYGLVKPRGAIRPNGWAYRFPSTNTTILYYWSACLCDLDPLNITNPATEYAMHLDRPPAFLRQYLHKFDVLVLNTGHHWNRGKLKANRWVMHVGGMPNTNRKIADIAGAKNFTIHSIVSWVNSQLPEHPRLKAFYRSISPRHFVNGDWNTGGSCDNTTPMSIGKEVLQDESGDYSAGSAVKGTGVKLLDITALSQVRDEGHISQYSITASRGVQDCLHWCLPGVPDTWNEILFAQL from the exons ATGAACAAAGATATATCAACATCTGCAGAGAATAAAACTGTAAACTATCAAGAGGGACAACTTTCTAATATACTGGCTCCTGCGGGTCCTGTGGCAGAAACAATTCCTGCTAAAAGAAAAG AAAATACCGAAAGTTTGGCAGAAGGTCAAGCAAAAGACAAGCACGTTGTGGAAGCAGAAAAAAACAGCAGTGCTGAGAATTCCACTATTTTGAccaaaaccaaagaaaatgggaagaaaaatttaggagaaaaaaattcaaagctagaaaaagaaagtgtAGATGGAAGATCATCTGCAGATTCTGCAAACTTAAGCTCCTCAGAGAGGATAAAAGCTGATGAGAATTCGACAATGCTTGAACAAAATCAAG CCTGTAATTATGCAAAAGGAAAATGGGTTGTAGATGATAGCCGACCACTCTATTCTGGGGCCCATTGTAAGCAATGGCTGTCGCAAATGTGGGCTTGCCAGTTGATGCAGCGAACAGATTTTGCCTATGAGAGATTACGGTGGCAGCCGAAGGATTGTCAAATGGAAGAATTTGAAGGGTCCCAGTTCTTAACGAG GATGCAAGACAGAACTCTAGCTTTTATTGGAGATTCACTAGGTCGACAGCAGTTTCAATCTCTGATGTGCATGGTCACAGGTGGCAAGGAGAGGCCTGATGTCGAAGATGTGGGAAAGGAATATGGGCTTGTCAAACCTCGCGGGGCTATTCGCCCAAATGGGTGGGCTTATCGGTTTCCTAGCACTAACACTACAATCCTCTATTACTGGTCAGCATGCCTCTGTGACCTTGATCCTCTTAATATCACAAACCCAGCCACGGAGTATGCCATGCATCTTGATCGGCCGCCAGCCTTCTTGCGTCAGTATCTTCACAAATTTGATGTTCTAGTGCTCAACACCGGACACCACTGGAATCGTGGGAAGCTTAAGGCTAATCGGTGGGTCATGCATGTGGGTGGTATGCCCAACACAAACAGGAAGATAGCAGATATTGCTGGAGCCAAGAACTTCACAATCCACAGTATTGTTAGTTGGGTGAACTCACAGCTCCCGGAACATCCACGTTTAAAAGCCTTCTACCGAAGCATCTCCCCTAGGCATTTTGTAAATGGAGACTGGAATACAGGAGGAAGCTGTGACAACACAACCCCTATGTCCATAGGGAAGGAAGTTTTACAAGATGAGTCCGGTGATTATAGTGCTGGCAGTGCAGTGAAAGGAACTGGAGTTAAGCTGTTGGACATAACAGCGTTATCCCAAGTGAGAGATGAGGGTCACATATCCCAGTACAGTATTACAGCTTCGCGTGGAGTTCAAGATTGCTTGCATTGGTGTCTGCCTGGTGTTCCTGATACATGGAATGAAATCCTTTTTGCCCAACTATAG
- the LOC102609180 gene encoding uncharacterized protein LOC102609180, which yields MADDFVKAVEDGLKLSKRLYFGKDRPATPPKVPSSMDKSGAVDMLLPKSPMVYAVITDPKIVDNPDIPSYQPYVHGRCDPPSLIPLQMNAVELDVDCYLDTAFVRVSGTWRVHCVMGSKSCDCRIAVPMGDQGSILGVEAEISGKSYHTQLIALGENDGAGKSASVETGSFLKPNIFTLTLPQIDGGSYLSIRLRWSQKLSYRDGEFSVNVPFKFPEYVTPAIKKIPKREKIHLNVNAGTGTEVLCNTSSHHLKQLRRDVGKLGYSYESEVLKWSNIDFDFSYTVSPSHIFGGVLLQSPSLHDVDQREMFCMYLLPGTAKSRKVFKKDVIFIVDISGSMQGKPLEDTKNALAVALSKLDPGDSFNIVAFNGETYLFSTSMELATKEAVERAHQWIGINFIAGGSTNICAPLTKAVEMLTNSRGSIPIIFLVTDGAVEDERQICDAMKSRLTNGGSICPRIYTFGIGSYCNHYFLRMLAMISRGYYGAAYDLDSIEIQMQKLFTRGFSSVLANIAIDTLKDLDEFEMYPSRIPDLSSESPLIVSGRYQGKFPDTLKAKGFLGDLSNFVVELKLQLAKDIPLDRICAKQQIDLLTAQAWFSEDKRLEEKVSKMSVQIGVLCEYTRMIIVETDERNNASESPGTKKGSKKSDHQKILDSEVPKTIMLQNLGIGFGDLTATAENFPPGSEIPKLPEVAEIFVKAASNCCSTLGNKCCCLCCIECCNKLNDQCVIVLTQLCTALACFGCFECCSNLCCCGQDGQ from the exons ATGGCGGATGATTTTGTGAAAGCCGTAGAAGATGGCCTGAAGCTTTCAAAGCGTTTATACTTCGGGAAGGACCGGCCGGCGACGCCGCCGAAGGTGCCGTCGTCGATGGACAAATCAGGCGCGGTGGATATGTTACTACCGAAGTCGCCGATGGTGTACGCGGTGATAACTGACCCGAAGATCGTGGACAATCCCGATATACCTAGCTACCAGCCTTATGTGCACGGCAGGTGCGATCCTCCGTCTCTGATTCCGTTACAAATGAACGCCGTCGAATTGGACGTCGACTGTTATCTGGACACCGCGTTTGTTAGAGTTTCCGGAACCTGGAGAGTCCATTGCGTTATGGGAAGCAAGAGTTGCGATTGTCGCATCGCCGTCCCCATGGGCGACCAG GGTTCAATCTTAGGTGTAGAGGCAGAGATTTCTGGGAAGTCATATCATACTCAGTTGATTGCACTGGGAGAAAATGATGGTGCGGGCAAGTCAGCCAGTGTTGAAACTGGGAGCTTTTTGAAGCCTAATATATTTACCTTAACGTTGCCGCAG ATCGACGGGGGTTCATATCTTTCAATAAGACTACGTTGGTCCCAGAAATTGTCTTATCGTGATGGAGAATTCTCCGTAAATGTACCATTTAAGTTTCCAGAGTATGTCACTCCTGCCATAAAGAAAATTCCTAAGAGAGAAAAGATTCATTTGAATGTCAATGCTGGTACTGGAACTGAAGTTTTGTGCAATACATCAAGTCATCATTTAAAG CAATTAAGACGCGACGTGGGAAAGCTTGGCTACTCATATGAATCAGAAGTTCTTAAATGGTCAAATATTGACTTTGATTTCTCGTACACT GTGTCTCCAAGTCATATTTTTGGTGGTGTGCTCTTGCAATCTCCGTCTCTGCATGATGTTGATCAAAGGGAGATGTTCTGCATGTATCTTCTACCGGGAACTGCAAAAAGTAGGAAG GTGTTCAAAaaagatgtaatttttattgttgacATAAGTGGAAGCATGCAAGGAAAACCACTTGAGGATACAAAGAACGCATTAGCTGTAGCCCTCTCTAAGCTTGATCCCGGAGATTCATTTAACATCGTAGCATTTAATGGAGAAACTTATCTATTTTCAACATCAATGGAGTTGGCCACAAAGGAAGCAGTTGAAAGGGCTCATCAGTGGATTggcataaattttattgcagGGGGCAGCACAAATATATGTGCTCCCCTAACTAAG GCAGTAGAGATGCTAACAAATTCTCGTGGTTCCATTCCTATCATCTTTCTTGTTACTGATGGGGCTGTTGAAGATGAGAGACAGATCTGTGATGCTATGAAAAGTCGTCTAACAAATGGAGGATCTATCTGTCCGCGTATATACACCTTTGGCATTG GTTCATACTGTAATCACTATTTCCTGCGAATGCTAGCAATGATTAGCAGGGGGTATTATGGTGCAGCTTATGATTTAG ATTCAATTGAGATCCAAatgcaaaaattatttaccaGAGGTTTCTCATCTGTTCTTGCAAATATAGCAATTGACACATTGAAAGATCTTGATGAGTTTGAG ATGTACCCTTCTCGTATCCCAGACCTTTCATCCGAAAGCCCATTAATTGTATCTGGGAGGTACCAGGGAAAATTTCCTGACACCCTTAAAGCTAAAGGTTTCTTGGGAGATTTGAGTAATTTTGTTGTAGAGTTGAAGCTGCAACTTGCGAAGGACATACCTCTTGACAGG ATATGTGCAAAGCAACAAATCGATCTACTCACAGCTCAAGCATGGTTTTCAGAAGATAAACGTCTTGAGGAGAAG GTTTCTAAAATGAGTGTACAGATTGGTGTTCTCTGTGAGTATACCCGAATGATCATAGTGGAGACTGATGAAAGGAATAACGCTTCAGAATCACCTGGAACAAAGAAG GGATCAAAGAAGAGCGATCATCAAAAGATATTGGACTCCGAAGTCCCCAAAACAATAATGTTACAGAACCTGGGCATTGGCTTTGGCGACTTGACTGCAACAGCTGAAAACTTCCCTCCAGGATCTGAAATACCAAAATTGCCTGAGGTTGCTGAAATCTTTGTAAAGGCAGCTTCCAACTGTTGCAGCACCTTGGGCAATAAGTGCTGTTGCTTGTGTTGTATCGAGTGTTGTAACAAGCTAAATGACCAATGCGTCATTGTATTGACGCAACTGTGTACCGCCCTCGCATGTTTCGGCTGCTTTGAatgttgttcaaatttatgttgctGTGGACAGGATGGACAATGA